Proteins from one Cervus canadensis isolate Bull #8, Minnesota chromosome 25, ASM1932006v1, whole genome shotgun sequence genomic window:
- the HNRNPA1 gene encoding heterogeneous nuclear ribonucleoprotein A1 isoform X1: MSKSESPKEPEQLRKLFIGGLSFETTDESLRSHFEQWGTLTDCVVMRDPNTKRSRGFGFVTYATVEEVDAAMNARPHKVDGRVVEPKRAVSREDSQRPGAHLTVKKIFVGGIKEDTEEHHLRDYFEQYGKIEVIEIMTDRGSGKKRGFAFVTFDDHDSVDKIVIQKYHTVNGHNCEVRKALSKQEMASASSSQRGRSGSGNFGGGRGGGFGGNDNFGRGGNFSGRGGFGGSRGGGGYGGSGDGYNGFGNDGGYGGGGPGYSGGSRGYGSGGQGYGNQGSGYGGSGSYDSYNNGGGGGGFGGGSGSNFGGGGSYNDFGNYNNQSSNFGPMKGGNFGGRSSGPYGGGGQYFAKPRNQGGYGGSSSSSSYGSGRRF, from the exons ATGTCTAAATCAGAG TCTCCCAAAGAGCCCGAACAGCTGCGGAAACTCTTCATCGGAGGATTGAGCTTTGAAACAACTGATGAGAGTCTGAGGAGCCATTTTGAGCAATGGGGAACGCTCACAGACTGTGTG GTAATGAGGGATCCAAACACCAAGCGCTCCAGAGGCTTCGGGTTTGTCACATACGCCACGGTGGAGGAGGTGGATGCGGCCATGAATGCAAGGCCACACAAGGTGGACGGAAGAGTTGTGGAACCAAAGAGGGCCGTGTCAAGAGAA GATTCTCAAAGACCTGGTGCCCACTTAACTGTGAAAAAGATTTTTGTTGGTGGCATTAAAGAAGACACTGAAGAACATCACCTGAGAGATTATTTTGAACAGTATGGAAAAATTGAAGTAATTGAAATCATGACTGATCGAGGCAGTGGCAAAAAGAGAGGCTTTGCTTTTGTAACCTTTGATGACCATGACTCTGTAGACAAAATTGTCA TTCAGAAATACCACACTGTGAATGGCCACAACTGTGAAGTGAGAAAAGCCCTGTCTAAGCAAGAGAtggctagtgcttcatccagccagagaG GTCGAAGTGGTTCTGGAAACTTTGGTGGTGGTCGTGGAGGTGGTTTTGGTGGGAATGACAACTTTGGTCGTGGAGGAAACTTCAGTGGTCGAG GTGGCTTTGGTGGCAGCCGTGGTGGTGGCGGATATGGTGGCAGTGGGGATGGATATAATGGATTTGGTAATGACG GTGGTTATGGAGGAGGCGGCCCTGGTTACTCTGGAGGAAGCAGAGGCTATGGAAGTGGTGGACAGGGTTATGGAAACCAGGGCAGTGGCTATGGCGGGAGTGGCAGCTATGACAGCTATAACAACGGTGGAGGCGGAGGCGGCTTTGGCGGTGGTAGTG GAAGCAATTTTGGAGGTGGCGGAAGCTACAATGATTTTGGCAATTACAACAATCAATCTTCAAATTTTGGACCCATGAAAGGAGGAAACTTTGGAGGCAGAAGTTCTGGCCCCTATGGTGGTGGAGGCCAATACTTTGCCAAACCACGAAACCAAG GTGGCTATGGTGgttccagcagcagcagtagctatgGCAGTGGCAGAAGGTTTTAA
- the HNRNPA1 gene encoding heterogeneous nuclear ribonucleoprotein A1 isoform X2, with protein MSKSESPKEPEQLRKLFIGGLSFETTDESLRSHFEQWGTLTDCVVMRDPNTKRSRGFGFVTYATVEEVDAAMNARPHKVDGRVVEPKRAVSREDSQRPGAHLTVKKIFVGGIKEDTEEHHLRDYFEQYGKIEVIEIMTDRGSGKKRGFAFVTFDDHDSVDKIVIQKYHTVNGHNCEVRKALSKQEMASASSSQRGRSGSGNFGGGRGGGFGGNDNFGRGGNFSGRGGFGGSRGGGGYGGSGDGYNGFGNDGSNFGGGGSYNDFGNYNNQSSNFGPMKGGNFGGRSSGPYGGGGQYFAKPRNQGGYGGSSSSSSYGSGRRF; from the exons ATGTCTAAATCAGAG TCTCCCAAAGAGCCCGAACAGCTGCGGAAACTCTTCATCGGAGGATTGAGCTTTGAAACAACTGATGAGAGTCTGAGGAGCCATTTTGAGCAATGGGGAACGCTCACAGACTGTGTG GTAATGAGGGATCCAAACACCAAGCGCTCCAGAGGCTTCGGGTTTGTCACATACGCCACGGTGGAGGAGGTGGATGCGGCCATGAATGCAAGGCCACACAAGGTGGACGGAAGAGTTGTGGAACCAAAGAGGGCCGTGTCAAGAGAA GATTCTCAAAGACCTGGTGCCCACTTAACTGTGAAAAAGATTTTTGTTGGTGGCATTAAAGAAGACACTGAAGAACATCACCTGAGAGATTATTTTGAACAGTATGGAAAAATTGAAGTAATTGAAATCATGACTGATCGAGGCAGTGGCAAAAAGAGAGGCTTTGCTTTTGTAACCTTTGATGACCATGACTCTGTAGACAAAATTGTCA TTCAGAAATACCACACTGTGAATGGCCACAACTGTGAAGTGAGAAAAGCCCTGTCTAAGCAAGAGAtggctagtgcttcatccagccagagaG GTCGAAGTGGTTCTGGAAACTTTGGTGGTGGTCGTGGAGGTGGTTTTGGTGGGAATGACAACTTTGGTCGTGGAGGAAACTTCAGTGGTCGAG GTGGCTTTGGTGGCAGCCGTGGTGGTGGCGGATATGGTGGCAGTGGGGATGGATATAATGGATTTGGTAATGACG GAAGCAATTTTGGAGGTGGCGGAAGCTACAATGATTTTGGCAATTACAACAATCAATCTTCAAATTTTGGACCCATGAAAGGAGGAAACTTTGGAGGCAGAAGTTCTGGCCCCTATGGTGGTGGAGGCCAATACTTTGCCAAACCACGAAACCAAG GTGGCTATGGTGgttccagcagcagcagtagctatgGCAGTGGCAGAAGGTTTTAA
- the NFE2 gene encoding transcription factor NF-E2 45 kDa subunit isoform X1 has translation MPIDSQAQFSTNAKLLGPSGLSGPWSRPWPSRMSPCPPQQSRNRVTQLPIPEPGEMELTWQEIMSITELQGLNAPSEPSFEPPAPVPYPGPPPPPSYCPCSIHSEPGFPLPTPPYELPAPTSHVPDPPYSYGSNMTVPVSKPLTLSGLLSDPLPDPLALLDIGLSAGPSKPQEDPESDSGLSLNYSDAESLELEGTEAGRRRSEYVEMYPVEYPYSLMPNSLTHPNYALPPAETPLALEPSSGPVRAKPTARGEAGSRDERRALAMKIPFPTDKIVNLPVDDFNELLARYPLTESQLALVRDIRRRGKNKVAAQNCRKRKLETIVQLERELERLGSERERLLRARGEADRTLEVMRQQLTDLYRDIFQHLRDEAGNSYSPEEYALHQAPDGAIFLVPRGTKMEATD, from the exons ATGCCTATAGACTCCCAGGCTCAGTTCTCAACAAATGCCAA GTTGCTGGGACCGTCTGGGCTCTCAGGACCTTGGAGCAGGCCCTGGCCCAGTAGGATGTCCCCGTGTCCTCCACAGCAGAGCAGGAACAGGGTGACACAGCTGCCCATTCCGGAGCCAGGGGAGATGGAACTGACTTGGCAGGAGATCATGTCCATCACTGAGCTGCAG GGTCTGAATGCTCCAAGTGAGCCATCGTTCGAGCCCCCAGCCCCCGTCCCATACCCAGGGCCCCCGCCACCTCCAAGTTACTGCCCCTGCTCTATCCACTCGGAGCCTGGCTTTCCCCTTCCTACACCACCTTATGAGCTCCCAGCACCCACGTCTCACGTCCCAGACCCTCCGTACTCCTATGGCAGCAACATGACTGTACCAGTCTCCAAACCACTGACCCTCTCGGGCCTGCTGAGTGACCCGCTCCCAGACCCCTTGGCCCTCCTGGACATTGGGTTGTCAGCGGGGCCATCCAAGCCCCAAGAAGACCCAGAATCTGACTCAGGATTATCCCTCAACTATAGTGATGCTGAATCTCTTGAGTTGGAGGGGACGGAGGCTGGCCGGCGTCGCAGCGAGTATGTAGAGATGTACCCAGTGGAGTACCCCTACTCACTAATGCCCAACTCCTTGACCCACCCCAACTATGCCTTGCCACCTGCCGAGACCCCGTTAGCCTTAGAACCCTCCTCAGGCCCTGTGCGGGCCAAGCCTACTGCACGGGGGGAGGCGGGGAGTAGGGATGAGCGGCGGGCCCTGGCCATGAAGATCCCCTTCCCTACGGACAAGATTGTCAACCTGCCAGTGGATGATTTCAATGAGCTGCTGGCGCGGTACCCGCTGACGGAGAGCCAGCTGGCCCTGGTCCGGGACATCCGAAGGCGGGGCAAGAACAAGGTGGCCGCCCAGAACTGTCGCAAGAGAAAGCTGGAGACCATTGTGCAGCTGGAGCGGGAACTGGAACGGCTGGGCAGCGAGCGGGAGCGGCTTCTCAGGGCCAGAGGCGAGGCCGACCGGACCCTGGAGGTCATGCGCCAACAGCTGACGGACCTGTACCGTGACATTTTCCAGCACTTGCGGGACGAAGCAGGCAACAGCTACTCCCCTGAAGAGTATGCGCTACACCAGGCTCCTGATGGGGCCATCTTCCTGGTGCCCCGGGGGACCAAGATGGAGGCCACAGACTGA
- the NFE2 gene encoding transcription factor NF-E2 45 kDa subunit isoform X2, whose product MSPCPPQQSRNRVTQLPIPEPGEMELTWQEIMSITELQGLNAPSEPSFEPPAPVPYPGPPPPPSYCPCSIHSEPGFPLPTPPYELPAPTSHVPDPPYSYGSNMTVPVSKPLTLSGLLSDPLPDPLALLDIGLSAGPSKPQEDPESDSGLSLNYSDAESLELEGTEAGRRRSEYVEMYPVEYPYSLMPNSLTHPNYALPPAETPLALEPSSGPVRAKPTARGEAGSRDERRALAMKIPFPTDKIVNLPVDDFNELLARYPLTESQLALVRDIRRRGKNKVAAQNCRKRKLETIVQLERELERLGSERERLLRARGEADRTLEVMRQQLTDLYRDIFQHLRDEAGNSYSPEEYALHQAPDGAIFLVPRGTKMEATD is encoded by the exons ATGTCCCCGTGTCCTCCACAGCAGAGCAGGAACAGGGTGACACAGCTGCCCATTCCGGAGCCAGGGGAGATGGAACTGACTTGGCAGGAGATCATGTCCATCACTGAGCTGCAG GGTCTGAATGCTCCAAGTGAGCCATCGTTCGAGCCCCCAGCCCCCGTCCCATACCCAGGGCCCCCGCCACCTCCAAGTTACTGCCCCTGCTCTATCCACTCGGAGCCTGGCTTTCCCCTTCCTACACCACCTTATGAGCTCCCAGCACCCACGTCTCACGTCCCAGACCCTCCGTACTCCTATGGCAGCAACATGACTGTACCAGTCTCCAAACCACTGACCCTCTCGGGCCTGCTGAGTGACCCGCTCCCAGACCCCTTGGCCCTCCTGGACATTGGGTTGTCAGCGGGGCCATCCAAGCCCCAAGAAGACCCAGAATCTGACTCAGGATTATCCCTCAACTATAGTGATGCTGAATCTCTTGAGTTGGAGGGGACGGAGGCTGGCCGGCGTCGCAGCGAGTATGTAGAGATGTACCCAGTGGAGTACCCCTACTCACTAATGCCCAACTCCTTGACCCACCCCAACTATGCCTTGCCACCTGCCGAGACCCCGTTAGCCTTAGAACCCTCCTCAGGCCCTGTGCGGGCCAAGCCTACTGCACGGGGGGAGGCGGGGAGTAGGGATGAGCGGCGGGCCCTGGCCATGAAGATCCCCTTCCCTACGGACAAGATTGTCAACCTGCCAGTGGATGATTTCAATGAGCTGCTGGCGCGGTACCCGCTGACGGAGAGCCAGCTGGCCCTGGTCCGGGACATCCGAAGGCGGGGCAAGAACAAGGTGGCCGCCCAGAACTGTCGCAAGAGAAAGCTGGAGACCATTGTGCAGCTGGAGCGGGAACTGGAACGGCTGGGCAGCGAGCGGGAGCGGCTTCTCAGGGCCAGAGGCGAGGCCGACCGGACCCTGGAGGTCATGCGCCAACAGCTGACGGACCTGTACCGTGACATTTTCCAGCACTTGCGGGACGAAGCAGGCAACAGCTACTCCCCTGAAGAGTATGCGCTACACCAGGCTCCTGATGGGGCCATCTTCCTGGTGCCCCGGGGGACCAAGATGGAGGCCACAGACTGA